Genomic DNA from Deinococcota bacterium:
CATCGTCGAGGACGGCGGCCACGTGATGATCCTGCTCGACTCGATCACCCGTTTGGCTAGGGCCAACAACCTGGTTACCCCGCCCACGGGGCGCACGCTCTCGGGCGGTCTCGACTCTTCGGCGCTCCACTGGCCCAAGCGCTTTTTGGGTGCGGCCCGCAACATCCGCGGCGGCGGCTCCTTGACCATCTTGGCGACCGCGCTGGTCGAGACGGGCTCGCGCATGGACGACGTAATCTTCGAGGAGTTCAAGGGCACCGGCAACATGGAGCTGCACCTGTCGCGCCGGCTCGAGGAGCGCCGCATCTTCCCGGCCATCGACATCTTGAAGTCAGGCACGCGCCGCGAGGAACTCCTGCTCGGCGAGGAGATCCTCGCCAAGATGTGGCTCTTGCGCAAGGTCATTTCCGACATGGACCCGGCCGAGGCGATGGACATGCTGCTGTCGCGGCTCAACCGTACCAAGAGCAATGCCGAGTTCCTGTCCACGCTGGCGCAGGGCTGAGAACTCTTATACCGTCCAGCCCGCGTTGACCTTGCCGCCTGAAACTTTTATAATCCCTATACATGACCCGGAATTGAACGGGTGAGGGAGACGCTATGTGGGTATCGACCCGGTCACAGTACGGCATGCGCGCGCTCGTCGAGATCGCCCTCTCGGGTGACGAGCTGGTCAGCTTGAAGAGCGTCTCGGAGCGGCAGGGCATCAGCCAGCACTACTTGGAGCAGATCGTCGCCGTCCTGCGCCGGCATGGCCTCGTCGATTCGGTGCGGGGCGCCCAGGGCGGCTACCGTCTGGCCCGGCCGATGAACGAGATCGCCGCCTTGGAGGTCGTCGAGCTGATGGAGGGCAGCGTCGCGCCGGTAGCCTGCATCGACGACGCCGCTAGCTGCGACCACACCGGCCGGTGCTCGACCGAGGGGCTATGGCGGCGGGTGGATCTGGCGGTGCGAGGCGTTCTGGCCGACACCACCCTGGCCGACCTGGTCAAGGAGCGGCGCCTCTTGCAGCTCGAGCCGCTGCCCGCCGCCTTCTCGCGGCACCAGGTCTGAGACGCTCGCCGTGGGCAGCTCCCCCATCTACCTCGACTACGCGGCGACGACGCCCTTGGACCCCGAGGTCTTCGCCGCGATGCGGCCCTTCTTGGAGGAGCACTTCGCCAACCCCTCGAGCCTGCACGCGCCCGGCCGCCGCGCGCGGCGCGCCGTAGAGGAAGCCCGTGAGAGGGTGGCGGCGGCCATCGGCGCGTCGCCGCGCGAGATTCTGTTTACCTCGGGCGCGACCGAGG
This window encodes:
- a CDS encoding Rrf2 family transcriptional regulator — protein: MWVSTRSQYGMRALVEIALSGDELVSLKSVSERQGISQHYLEQIVAVLRRHGLVDSVRGAQGGYRLARPMNEIAALEVVELMEGSVAPVACIDDAASCDHTGRCSTEGLWRRVDLAVRGVLADTTLADLVKERRLLQLEPLPAAFSRHQV